A window of the Proteus terrae subsp. cibarius genome harbors these coding sequences:
- a CDS encoding type II toxin-antitoxin system RelE/ParE family toxin, translating to MYKLSKLAEEDIYQIARYTIQQFGVTQAKKYHNELKQAFELLARALWIGRECNWVCDGMRRFEFKKHSIYYLPKNDTLFIARLIHHSMDVDFLDFPE from the coding sequence ATGTATAAACTCTCTAAATTAGCAGAAGAAGATATTTATCAAATTGCACGTTATACCATTCAGCAATTTGGTGTAACTCAGGCAAAAAAATATCATAATGAGTTAAAACAGGCATTTGAGCTACTTGCTCGAGCACTTTGGATTGGGCGAGAGTGCAATTGGGTGTGTGATGGTATGAGACGATTTGAGTTTAAAAAACACTCAATTTATTATCTACCAAAAAATGATACCTTATTTATCGCTCGCCTTATCCATCATTCAATGGACGTTGATTTTCTTGATTTCCCTGAATAA
- the ybfE gene encoding LexA regulated protein gives MAKEQTDRTTLDLFANERRPGRPKTNPLSRDEQLRINKRNQLRRDRVNGLRRVELKLNEDAVNALNELATERNVSRSELIEEILLEQLAQNHALKMHQNKNS, from the coding sequence ATGGCAAAAGAACAAACTGATCGCACCACACTGGATTTGTTCGCAAATGAACGCAGACCTGGGCGACCTAAAACAAACCCGCTTTCTCGGGATGAACAGCTTAGAATTAATAAACGCAATCAATTAAGACGTGACAGAGTTAATGGTTTACGTCGAGTTGAGTTAAAATTAAATGAAGATGCTGTAAATGCTCTCAATGAGTTGGCGACAGAAAGAAACGTCAGTCGTAGTGAGCTTATTGAAGAAATATTACTAGAGCAATTGGCGCAAAATCACGCCTTAAAAATGCATCAAAACAAGAATAGCTAG
- a CDS encoding YehS family protein, translating into MQNNFVLRSVRYMLDLSDAHVVEIMKLADFTVTKELVNSWLKKDDEPEFVECDDNAMGHFLNGLIFYRRGKDENFPAPEVEKRITNNIILKKLRVAFELKDVDILKIYELADFRVSKPELSAVFRKPGHKNYRNCGDQLVRYFLKGLTETLRGKGKAVKK; encoded by the coding sequence ATGCAAAATAATTTTGTTTTACGAAGTGTACGTTACATGCTGGACCTAAGTGATGCACATGTTGTTGAAATCATGAAATTGGCTGATTTCACAGTTACAAAAGAGTTAGTAAATAGCTGGCTGAAAAAAGATGATGAACCTGAGTTTGTCGAATGTGACGACAATGCAATGGGACATTTTTTAAATGGTCTAATTTTTTATCGTCGTGGAAAAGATGAAAACTTCCCAGCACCTGAAGTTGAAAAGCGTATTACAAATAACATTATTCTAAAAAAACTGCGTGTCGCTTTTGAATTAAAAGATGTGGATATTCTAAAGATTTATGAGCTGGCGGATTTCCGTGTTTCTAAGCCTGAATTAAGCGCTGTATTTCGTAAACCAGGACATAAAAACTACCGTAACTGTGGCGATCAGCTTGTAAGATACTTCCTGAAAGGATTAACCGAAACCCTACGTGGTAAAGGTAAAGCAGTTAAGAAATAA
- a CDS encoding type II toxin-antitoxin system ParD family antitoxin: protein MARVTSVTLGEHFNGFVGEMINSGRYGNTSEVIRDALRMMEIREERIQIVRKMVLDGVNSPESENNMDDIFAKAEKDLNV from the coding sequence ATGGCACGAGTAACTAGCGTAACTTTGGGTGAACATTTTAATGGTTTTGTTGGTGAAATGATTAATTCAGGACGTTATGGAAATACCTCCGAGGTAATCAGAGATGCTTTACGTATGATGGAAATCAGAGAAGAACGGATCCAAATAGTTCGAAAAATGGTACTAGATGGTGTGAATTCACCAGAAAGTGAAAACAACATGGATGATATTTTTGCAAAAGCTGAAAAGGACTTAAATGTATAA
- the pgm gene encoding phosphoglucomutase (alpha-D-glucose-1,6-bisphosphate-dependent) → MAIHPRAGQHTRQSDLINVAQLTSQYYSLKPQASNNAHRVKFGTSGHRGSANRHSFNEAHILAIAQAIAEVRAKNGVTGPCYVGKDTHGLSEPAFISVLEVLAANKVKVIIQENNGYTPTPAVSFSILTYNEAHQDIADGIVITPSHNPPEDGGIKYNPSNGGPADTDLTSVIEKRANELLENNLAGIKHLSYDEALASGYIQAQDLIMPYVKALGDVVDMEAIKKAGLKLGVDPLGGSGIEYWKCIGEYYGLDLELVNDQVDQTFRFMTLDHDGVIRMDCSSPWAMEGLLQLRDKFDLAFANDPDYDRHGIVTPSGLMNPNHYLAAAINYLFRHRPQWAKDVKVGKTLVSSAMIDRVVADLGRELVEVPVGFKWFVQGLFSGEFGFGGEESAGASFLRFNGKPWSTDKDGIILCLLAAEMKAVTGKDPQEHYNELAQRFGSPSYNRIQASATHEQKALLSRLSPEMVTASTLAGDPITARLTHASGNGASIGGLKVMTDYGWFAARPSGTEEAYKIYCESFRGPEHRELIEKEAIEIVNNVFANK, encoded by the coding sequence GTGGCAATTCATCCAAGAGCAGGGCAGCATACTCGTCAAAGTGATCTGATTAATGTGGCGCAATTAACGTCTCAATATTATTCACTTAAACCACAAGCTAGCAATAACGCTCATCGTGTGAAATTTGGTACATCTGGTCATCGCGGAAGTGCAAATCGCCATAGCTTCAATGAAGCACATATTTTGGCGATTGCACAAGCTATTGCTGAAGTACGTGCTAAAAATGGAGTAACAGGGCCATGTTACGTGGGTAAAGATACCCATGGACTGTCAGAGCCTGCATTTATTTCTGTTTTAGAAGTGCTTGCTGCCAATAAAGTTAAAGTGATTATTCAAGAAAATAATGGCTATACACCAACACCTGCGGTCTCTTTTTCTATTTTGACATATAACGAAGCACATCAAGATATTGCTGATGGTATCGTGATCACTCCATCTCATAATCCACCTGAAGATGGTGGTATTAAATATAATCCATCAAATGGTGGACCTGCTGATACAGATTTAACTTCAGTTATTGAGAAACGTGCCAATGAACTACTTGAGAATAATTTAGCGGGCATCAAACATCTTTCTTATGATGAAGCATTAGCAAGTGGTTATATTCAAGCTCAAGACTTAATTATGCCTTATGTCAAAGCGTTAGGTGACGTTGTTGATATGGAAGCAATTAAGAAAGCAGGTTTAAAATTGGGTGTTGATCCATTAGGTGGCTCTGGTATCGAATACTGGAAATGCATCGGTGAGTATTATGGCCTTGATCTTGAATTAGTTAATGATCAAGTTGATCAGACCTTCCGTTTTATGACCTTGGATCATGATGGCGTTATTCGTATGGACTGTTCATCACCTTGGGCAATGGAAGGTCTATTACAATTGCGTGATAAATTCGATTTAGCTTTTGCTAACGATCCTGATTACGATCGTCATGGTATTGTGACTCCTTCTGGTTTAATGAATCCTAATCACTACTTAGCGGCTGCAATTAACTATCTTTTCCGTCATCGTCCACAATGGGCTAAAGATGTAAAAGTGGGTAAAACACTGGTTTCAAGTGCAATGATTGACCGTGTTGTGGCTGATTTAGGTCGTGAACTAGTAGAAGTACCAGTTGGCTTTAAATGGTTTGTTCAAGGTTTATTTAGTGGTGAGTTTGGCTTTGGTGGTGAGGAAAGTGCAGGTGCATCTTTCTTACGCTTTAATGGCAAACCATGGTCAACCGATAAAGACGGCATCATTTTATGTCTGTTAGCTGCTGAAATGAAAGCGGTAACAGGTAAAGATCCGCAAGAGCATTATAATGAATTAGCACAACGCTTTGGTTCACCTAGCTATAACCGTATTCAAGCATCAGCAACTCATGAACAAAAAGCGCTGTTGTCACGCTTATCACCTGAAATGGTGACTGCAAGCACATTAGCAGGCGATCCGATTACTGCACGTTTAACACATGCATCAGGTAATGGCGCATCTATTGGTGGCTTAAAAGTGATGACTGATTACGGTTGGTTTGCTGCTCGTCCTTCTGGTACTGAAGAAGCATATAAGATTTACTGTGAAAGCTTCCGAGGCCCTGAGCATCGTGAGTTAATTGAAAAAGAAGCGATTGAAATAGTAAATAATGTTTTTGCTAACAAATAA
- the fur gene encoding ferric iron uptake transcriptional regulator, with the protein MTDNNKALKNAGLKVTLPRLKILEVLQDPECHHVSAEDLYKKLIDIGEEIGLATVYRVLNQFDDAGIVTRHNFEGGKSVFELTQQHHHDHLICLDCGKVIEFTDDAIELRQRNIAERHGIKLSNHSLYLYGHCAEGNCKEDSHAHDEK; encoded by the coding sequence ATGACCGACAATAATAAAGCGTTAAAAAATGCTGGGTTAAAAGTTACACTTCCTCGCTTAAAGATCTTGGAAGTGCTCCAGGATCCTGAGTGCCATCATGTCAGTGCTGAAGATCTCTACAAAAAACTCATCGATATCGGTGAAGAGATTGGTCTGGCAACAGTGTATCGCGTCTTAAACCAATTTGATGATGCTGGTATTGTTACCCGACATAATTTTGAAGGTGGTAAATCAGTATTTGAATTAACTCAGCAACACCATCATGACCATTTAATTTGTCTTGATTGTGGCAAAGTTATCGAGTTTACAGACGATGCTATTGAATTACGCCAAAGAAACATCGCTGAACGTCATGGTATCAAGCTTTCCAATCATAGCCTTTATTTATATGGCCACTGCGCTGAAGGCAATTGTAAAGAAGATAGCCACGCACATGATGAGAAATAA
- the ybfF gene encoding esterase, whose product MKLNTLLNYQLHQPETTPASNLPIVLIHGLFGDLNNLGVLGRALRQDNTVIQIDVRNHGHSPHCESMNYQDMAQDVLTLLDSLNVSKAIIIGHSMGGKIAMAMTALAPERIANIVVIDMSPIAYNVRRHDKIFAALEAVTKAQVTRRQDAVEIMRPFIEEEGVIQFLLKSFKNGEWLFNLPAIKNAYSDIIGWQEVPAWHHPVLFIRGGLSPYILDEYRENIARQFPLATAFVVANTGHWVHSEKPDTVIKAIRRFLEKA is encoded by the coding sequence ATGAAACTCAATACATTATTAAATTATCAATTACACCAACCTGAAACGACACCTGCATCCAATTTACCTATCGTCTTGATCCACGGCCTTTTTGGTGATCTGAATAATTTAGGCGTTTTAGGTCGCGCACTTCGCCAAGATAATACCGTGATACAAATCGATGTGCGTAATCATGGGCATTCTCCTCACTGTGAAAGTATGAATTATCAAGATATGGCGCAAGATGTGCTCACATTACTTGATAGTTTAAATGTCTCAAAAGCCATTATTATTGGTCACTCAATGGGAGGCAAAATTGCGATGGCGATGACAGCATTAGCCCCAGAGCGAATCGCCAATATTGTTGTGATTGATATGTCACCTATTGCTTATAACGTTCGTCGCCATGATAAAATTTTTGCTGCACTTGAAGCCGTAACAAAAGCTCAAGTTACACGCCGTCAAGATGCGGTGGAAATCATGCGTCCTTTTATTGAAGAAGAAGGTGTGATCCAATTTTTACTAAAATCATTCAAAAATGGTGAGTGGTTATTTAATTTACCTGCAATAAAAAATGCCTATTCAGACATTATTGGCTGGCAAGAAGTGCCTGCTTGGCATCATCCTGTATTATTTATTCGAGGCGGTTTATCACCTTATATCTTAGATGAATATCGTGAAAATATAGCTCGCCAATTTCCTCTCGCGACCGCTTTTGTTGTTGCAAACACTGGGCATTGGGTTCATTCAGAAAAACCAGATACCGTTATTAAGGCAATTCGTCGTTTTTTAGAGAAAGCTTAG
- a CDS encoding YbfA family protein — MPAYNEYTKKHVLARRTGAVALGVVAFPVMIFHPKRAQFYSYIHRVWSKTSDKPVWLAKSEVALNSHK, encoded by the coding sequence ATGCCAGCTTATAACGAATATACAAAAAAACATGTTTTAGCCCGTCGTACTGGTGCTGTTGCGCTAGGTGTTGTGGCATTTCCTGTTATGATTTTCCATCCTAAACGCGCACAATTTTATAGCTATATACACCGTGTATGGTCTAAAACAAGTGATAAACCAGTTTGGCTGGCAAAATCGGAAGTGGCGCTAAATAGTCACAAATAA
- a CDS encoding type 2 GTP cyclohydrolase I, with the protein MKNTDLELVINEKLSIENFQDYAPNGLQVEGRPHIQKIVTGVTASQALLDEAVRLNADAILVHHGYFWKNEPVVIRSMKRNRLKTLLCNDINLFGYHLPLDAHPILGNNAQLALKMGVKVEGEILPLVPKGVFDLPLTPTELKERLEKALQRNVLHCGDNAPETIRNIAWCTGGGQGFIQDAAEQGVDAFVTGEISEQTIHIAREMGVHFFAAGHHATERYGIKALGEWLAQTHHFDVTFVDIDNPA; encoded by the coding sequence ATGAAGAATACTGATCTGGAATTAGTGATTAATGAGAAGTTAAGTATTGAGAACTTTCAAGATTATGCGCCTAATGGACTTCAAGTCGAAGGACGCCCTCATATTCAAAAAATAGTAACGGGTGTGACTGCAAGCCAAGCATTACTTGATGAAGCTGTGCGATTAAACGCTGATGCAATTTTAGTACACCACGGTTACTTTTGGAAAAATGAGCCCGTTGTTATTCGTTCAATGAAGCGCAACCGCTTAAAGACATTACTTTGTAATGACATTAATCTTTTTGGTTATCACCTGCCGTTAGATGCTCACCCAATTTTAGGCAACAATGCTCAATTAGCGTTAAAAATGGGCGTTAAAGTTGAAGGTGAAATATTACCGTTAGTACCTAAAGGTGTGTTTGATTTACCTTTAACGCCTACTGAATTAAAAGAACGTTTAGAAAAAGCGTTACAACGCAATGTATTGCATTGTGGTGATAATGCTCCTGAAACTATTCGTAATATTGCTTGGTGTACGGGGGGCGGACAGGGCTTTATTCAAGATGCAGCTGAGCAGGGTGTAGATGCTTTTGTAACAGGTGAAATATCGGAACAGACTATTCATATCGCAAGAGAAATGGGTGTTCATTTTTTTGCAGCTGGACACCATGCGACAGAGCGTTATGGTATTAAAGCATTAGGTGAATGGCTTGCTCAAACACATCACTTCGATGTGACATTTGTTGATATTGATAATCCAGCATAA
- a CDS encoding DUF817 domain-containing protein translates to MLKRLDDFLLEPPLKPFKGIKRFIVEFLFFGVKEARSCLFAGFFFFILFATPSKGVFGIPRYDVLLILAIAFQLWMVWGKLETWDELKAICFFHIVGFVMELFKTSAAIGSWKYPDFAYTKLWEVPLFTGFMYSAVGSYLIQAWRFLKVRIEHYPPYWLATLVALAIYINFFSHHFIGDYRWYLTAFILGLYARSVVYFTPYDTERKMPLLLAFVLIGFFIWLAENFGTFFGVWQYPNQIGAWSAVHAGKWGSWSLLVIVTFTIVVHLKHIKHSISVTK, encoded by the coding sequence ATGTTAAAGCGATTGGACGATTTTTTATTAGAACCACCATTGAAGCCCTTTAAAGGTATAAAACGATTTATTGTTGAATTTCTTTTTTTTGGTGTCAAAGAGGCGCGTTCTTGTTTATTTGCCGGTTTTTTCTTTTTTATTTTATTTGCTACACCAAGTAAAGGTGTCTTTGGTATACCCCGTTATGATGTGCTTCTTATTCTTGCTATCGCTTTTCAATTATGGATGGTGTGGGGAAAGTTAGAGACATGGGATGAATTAAAAGCGATCTGTTTTTTCCATATTGTTGGTTTTGTGATGGAATTATTTAAAACATCAGCAGCGATTGGTTCATGGAAATACCCTGATTTTGCTTACACGAAATTGTGGGAAGTTCCTTTATTTACTGGATTTATGTATTCCGCGGTAGGAAGCTATTTAATTCAAGCATGGCGTTTTTTAAAAGTGCGAATTGAACATTATCCGCCTTATTGGCTGGCAACATTAGTTGCTCTTGCAATTTATATCAATTTCTTTTCTCACCATTTTATTGGTGATTATCGTTGGTACTTAACCGCCTTTATTTTAGGTCTTTATGCTCGTAGTGTGGTTTATTTTACACCTTATGATACAGAGCGAAAAATGCCCTTATTACTTGCTTTTGTTCTGATAGGTTTCTTTATTTGGCTTGCTGAGAATTTCGGAACATTTTTTGGTGTTTGGCAATATCCTAACCAAATTGGTGCTTGGTCTGCTGTACATGCAGGCAAATGGGGCTCTTGGTCACTATTAGTTATTGTTACATTTACTATTGTGGTTCATTTAAAACATATTAAACACAGTATCAGTGTGACTAAGTAG
- the fldA gene encoding flavodoxin FldA — translation MAIIGIFFGSDTGNTENIAKMLQERLGADNAEVHDIAKSSQEDIEAFDILLLGIPTWYYGEAQCDWDDFFPTLEDIDFNGKLVALFGCGDQEDYAEYFCDAMGTIRDIIEPRGAVIVGHWPTEGYHFEASKGLADDNHFIGLAIDEDRQPELTEERVDAWVAQIKEEMSLDEILG, via the coding sequence ATGGCAATCATAGGAATATTCTTCGGCAGTGATACTGGCAACACTGAAAATATTGCCAAAATGCTTCAAGAAAGACTGGGCGCTGATAATGCTGAAGTTCATGATATTGCAAAATCCAGTCAAGAAGACATCGAAGCGTTCGATATTCTGTTACTAGGTATTCCTACTTGGTATTATGGTGAAGCACAATGTGATTGGGATGATTTTTTCCCAACACTAGAAGATATTGATTTCAATGGTAAGCTTGTTGCACTCTTTGGTTGTGGTGACCAAGAAGATTACGCAGAATATTTCTGTGATGCAATGGGTACTATCCGCGATATTATTGAGCCTCGTGGTGCTGTTATCGTAGGTCATTGGCCAACAGAAGGTTATCATTTCGAAGCCTCTAAAGGGCTCGCAGATGATAATCACTTTATCGGTCTTGCGATTGATGAAGATCGTCAACCAGAATTAACCGAAGAGCGTGTTGATGCTTGGGTTGCTCAAATCAAAGAAGAAATGAGCCTAGACGAAATTCTGGGATAA
- the seqA gene encoding replication initiation negative regulator SeqA, which yields MKKIEIDDELYRYIASETRHIGESASDILRRLLKLDAKQPAQPVVVTESVQTPVIKQEAEPKSITPAKNPIREMRELLLSDSYAEKTKSVDRFLQILSTLYSLDSATFTQSAETVHGRTRIYFAGDEQTLLDSGRHTKPRHISGTPFWVITNSNTERKRTMVQSIMQDMQFPANEIDKVCGTI from the coding sequence ATGAAAAAGATAGAAATTGATGACGAACTTTACCGCTATATTGCTAGCGAAACTAGACATATCGGTGAAAGCGCTTCAGATATTTTAAGGCGTCTACTGAAGCTCGATGCCAAACAGCCCGCACAACCAGTCGTTGTCACTGAGTCAGTACAAACTCCTGTGATTAAACAGGAAGCTGAACCTAAATCGATTACACCAGCAAAAAATCCGATCCGTGAAATGCGAGAACTGCTGTTATCTGACAGTTATGCAGAAAAAACAAAATCAGTTGATCGCTTTTTACAGATCCTTTCTACGTTATATAGCCTAGATAGCGCTACTTTTACTCAATCTGCTGAAACAGTACATGGACGAACACGTATCTATTTTGCTGGTGATGAACAAACACTACTCGATAGTGGACGTCATACAAAACCGCGCCATATTTCAGGCACGCCGTTTTGGGTTATCACTAACTCGAACACAGAGCGTAAAAGAACGATGGTACAAAGCATCATGCAGGATATGCAATTTCCTGCAAATGAGATTGATAAGGTGTGTGGAACTATCTAA
- the chiP gene encoding chitoporin ChiP has protein sequence MVMQHAKPGRVALAVMGALLVTALPAKMSHAEGFIDDSTLTGGLFYWQRDRDRKELTPNSPDYGKYKANLHHSTFNANLDFSSGYLGNFIGIDLAAFGAAELNNSGPAAPNEIGFSDAKSRWDEKWTGDRSGMSVYKAAAKFKLGNFWAQGGYIQPKGQSLLRPHWSFLPGTYRGAEAGAVFDFDKSGELSFSYMWTDEYKAPWYRNMYNFRKADLETNISYLHSFGAKYDFKNSLVLEAAFGQADGYIDQYFGKVSYDFPIADNALRTSYQFYGAKDKVTGGGVNDVYDGLAWLQALTFGYTYNVFDFKVEGTWVKAEGNQGYFLQRMTPGWATSNGRLDVWWDGRSDFNANGEKALYAGVMYDLKNWDLSGWAVGTSYVYAWDAKPSGKAIYDQGQRIRESAWNADIMYTVQEGRAKGTLFKLHYTRYDNHSDIPSYEGGFGNIFQDEKDVKFNVIMPFTIF, from the coding sequence ATGGTTATGCAACATGCTAAACCAGGCAGGGTGGCACTTGCCGTTATGGGCGCATTGCTTGTAACTGCACTACCTGCAAAAATGTCTCATGCTGAAGGGTTTATTGATGACTCAACCTTAACAGGCGGTCTTTTTTATTGGCAACGTGACCGTGATAGAAAAGAGTTAACACCAAATAGCCCTGATTACGGCAAATACAAAGCTAACTTACACCATTCTACTTTCAACGCTAATCTAGATTTCTCATCAGGTTACCTCGGTAATTTTATTGGTATTGATTTAGCTGCCTTTGGTGCGGCTGAATTGAATAACAGTGGCCCAGCGGCACCTAACGAAATCGGTTTTAGTGATGCAAAAAGTCGCTGGGATGAAAAATGGACTGGCGATCGCAGCGGCATGAGCGTTTATAAAGCGGCTGCGAAATTCAAATTAGGCAACTTCTGGGCTCAAGGTGGATATATTCAACCTAAAGGCCAAAGCTTATTGCGTCCACATTGGAGCTTCTTACCGGGAACTTACCGTGGAGCTGAAGCGGGTGCTGTCTTTGATTTCGATAAAAGTGGTGAATTGTCTTTCTCCTATATGTGGACCGATGAATACAAAGCACCATGGTATCGGAATATGTACAATTTCCGTAAAGCTGATCTAGAAACGAATATCAGCTATCTTCACTCTTTCGGCGCCAAATATGATTTTAAAAACAGCCTAGTATTAGAAGCTGCATTTGGTCAGGCCGATGGTTATATCGATCAGTATTTTGGTAAAGTTTCTTATGATTTTCCAATTGCTGACAATGCATTAAGAACGTCTTACCAATTCTACGGTGCTAAAGATAAAGTTACCGGTGGAGGTGTTAATGACGTTTATGATGGGCTGGCATGGTTACAAGCACTGACTTTTGGTTATACCTACAATGTATTTGACTTCAAAGTAGAAGGAACATGGGTTAAAGCTGAAGGTAATCAAGGTTATTTCTTACAACGCATGACCCCGGGCTGGGCAACCTCTAATGGTCGTCTTGATGTCTGGTGGGATGGCCGTTCTGACTTTAACGCCAATGGTGAAAAAGCACTTTATGCTGGCGTTATGTATGATCTGAAAAACTGGGATCTGTCAGGCTGGGCGGTAGGTACTTCTTATGTTTACGCATGGGATGCTAAGCCAAGTGGTAAAGCCATTTATGACCAAGGTCAGCGTATCAGAGAAAGTGCATGGAATGCGGATATTATGTATACAGTTCAAGAAGGGCGCGCTAAAGGCACTCTCTTTAAACTTCACTATACCCGTTATGATAACCACTCTGATATTCCAAGTTATGAAGGTGGTTTTGGTAATATTTTCCAAGATGAAAAAGACGTTAAGTTTAACGTGATTATGCCATTCACTATTTTCTAA